The following proteins are encoded in a genomic region of Oreochromis aureus strain Israel breed Guangdong linkage group 8, ZZ_aureus, whole genome shotgun sequence:
- the dhx32a gene encoding DEAD/H (Asp-Glu-Ala-Asp/His) box polypeptide 32a: protein MWEENNLAEPNVCPDREESPAEDTFGFGDDLELNQFDGLPFSSRYYKLLKERKTLSVWKVRCQFEDALANNQLVIVSGAAKTGRSTQIPQWCAEFCLSAQYQHGMVVCTQTDKQQAVDLALRVADEMDVNIGHEVGYTIPLETCCSSDTVLRYCTDDMLLREMMSDPFLEHYGVIIIDQAHERTVSTDILLGLLKDILLQRPELRVVVLTVPPMTDKLLRHYGSVLHISLESSCTAEVVHSNNSNKDYFYSALRLVLEIHRTKEGGDVFVFLGSAEEVHCAYSILQREGTRLGGQLGQMVLVVLCSGQGGLLPVLPEQSCCTKSRKVFLSTHQGEDAWWATESVKFVIDTGVQKKIVYNPRVRASSEVLQPISQCQADIRKQLSGPSGKCFCLYPEASLTSAENSPQILESNITPTVLFLKRMEIAGLGQCSFIDRPDPEGLMQALEELDYLAALDDDGNLSEIGIIMSEIPLEPQMAKALLASCEFDCVSEMLTVTAMLSAPSCFVEPPAAMSHEAVQCHRKFQHPEGDHFTLINIYNAYKQNQREQYLTTEKWCQDYFLDHSALRTADSIRSELTDTLNRIELPISEPSFGTKTNTHNIKRALLAGFFMQIARDVDGSGNYFILAHKHVAQVHPHSCYGAQSHKLGLPEWVVFNEYILSENCLRIVSEISPQVFIEIAPLYFFYNLPPSESKDILQDMLDPEGSKNRREKKQQAATISGDVNGGCAAVTQTYDRCMIQ, encoded by the exons ATGTGGGAGGAAAATAATTTGGCAGAGCCGAACGTTTGCCCTGACCGAGAAGAAAGTCCCGCAGAAGACACTTTTGGATTTGGGGATGATCTGGAGTTAAATCAGTTCGATGGATTGCCCTTTTCCTCGCGTTACTACAAGTTACTGAAGGAGAGGAAAACTCTGAGTGTGTGGAAGGTCAGATGTCAGTTTGAGGATGCTCTGGCAAACAACCAGCTGGTTATTGTGTCCGGGGCAGCAAAGACTGGCAGGAGTACACAG ATCCCTCAGTGGTGTGCAGAGTTCTGTCTGTCTGCCCAGTATCAGCATGGTATGGTTGTGTGCACTCAGACCGACAAACAGCAGGCTGTAGATCTGGCCTTGCGTGTCGCTGATGAAATGGATGTCAACATAGGCCATGAAGTTGGTTACACCATCCCTCTGGAGACCTGCTGCTCCTCTGACACTGTTTTGAG GTACTGCACTGATGATATGTTGCTGAGAGAGATGATGTCTGACCCTTTTCTGGAGCACTATGGGGTCATAATCATTGACCAGGCCCATGAAAGGACGGTTAGCACAGACATTCTGCTGGGCCTCCTCAAGGACATCCTGCTGCAGAGGCCCGAGCTCAGGGTGGTGGTTCTCACTGTGCCGCCCATGACAGACAAGCTTCTGAGACACTATGGCAGTGTCCTGCATATCAGTCTAGAGTCCTCATGCACTGCTGAAGTTGTccacagcaacaacagcaacaaagacTACTTCTACTCAGCACTGAGACTGGTGCTGGAGATCCATCGAACCAAAGAGGGTGGAGATGTTTTCGTATTTTTAGGCTCAGCTGAG GAGGTCCACTGTGCCTATAGCATCCTCCAAAGAGAAGGGACCAGGTTGGGTGGACAGTTGGGACAAATGGTACTTGTAGTCCTGTGCTCAGGCCAGGGAGGGCTACTTCCTGTCCTGCCTGAGCAGTCGTGCTGCACAAAGTCCAGAAAGGTTTTTCTCAGTACCCATCAAGGCGAGGATGCATGGTGGGCTACAGAGTCTGTCAAATTTGTCATTGACACAGGAGTCCAGAAGAAAATA GTGTACAATCCGAGAGTAAGAGCTAGCTCAGAGGTTCTTCAACCCATCAGTCAATGCCAGGCAGACATTCGCAAGCAGCTGTCTGGACCATCAG GTAAATGCTTCTGCCTGTATCCAGAAGCAAGCCTAACTTCTGCAGAGAACTCCCCACAGATCTTGGAGTCCAACATTACACCGACAGTTCTTTTCCTCAAAAGGATGGAGATAGCAGGCCTTGGACAGTGCAGTTTCATCGACAGACCAG ATCCAGAGGGTCTCATGCAGGCACTGGAGGAGCTCGATTACCTTGCAGCTTTAGACGATGATGGCAACTTGTCTGAAATTGGCATCATAATGTCTGAAATCCCTCTGGAACCTCAGATGGCCAAAGCGCTGCTAGCATCCTGCGAGTTTGACTGTGTGAGTGAGATGCTGACAGTCACAGCCATGTTGTCAG cACCAAGCTGCTTTGTGGAGCCGCCTGCTGCCATGAGCCACGAAGCAGTCCAGTGTCACAGAAAGTTCCAGCACCCTGAAGGAGATCACTTCACCCTCATAAATATCTACAATGCCTACAAACAAAACCAGAGGGAACAAT ACTTGACTACTGAAAAGTGGTGCCAGGACTATTTTCTAGATCATTCTGCCTTGAGGACAGCTGATTCCATTAGATCAGAGTTGACTGACACACTGAACAGAATTGAGCTCCCAATTTCTGAACCCTCCTTTGGAACCAAGACTAACACTCACAACATCAAAAGAGCTCTGCTGGCTGGATTCTTCATGCAg ATTGCTCGAGATGTGGACGGATCAGGCAACTACTTCATTCTTGCACACAAGCACGTGGCCCAGGTGCACCCACACTCCTGCTACGGGGCTCAGTCGCACAAGCTGGGACTGCCTGAGTGGGTTGTTTTCAATGAGTACATCCTTTCAGAAAACTGCTTGAGAATAGTCTCGGAAATTTCCCCGCAAGT GTTCATTGAAATTGCACCACTGTACTTCTTCTACAATCTGCCCCCTAGCGAAAGCAAAGATATACTGCAAGACATGTTGGACCCAGAGGGATCCAAAAACCGCAGAGAGAAGAAACAGCAAGCTGCAACAATAAGTGGTGACGTAAACGGTGGCTGTGCAGCAGTGACACAGACATATGACAGATGTATGATTCAGTAA
- the LOC116328825 gene encoding protein BCCIP homolog, producing MASLAKKRAVGFGEKPEESDNSSDENPEEEDDSGEEDSEASDEEINEEVVVDFEAHTISDNDFNGIKKLLQQLFLKAHVDTSEMTDIIIQQNHVGSVIKQAEAPEDSDDDDDPDEVFGFITMLNLTERKGVQCVEEVKELIVDQCEKNASHIVTEQLEKIFNDNSKPVGLLLSERFINVPPQIALPLHKQLQEEIAEAQRTNKPSGRCHYCLIISKTCREETKSIPATGGAPKEEYMFVNAEEEFFYEQAILKFHYTVQEEADSCLSGRWSFTDVPMKPFRTVMLIPTDRMPAIMEKLKEYLSV from the exons ATGGCTTCATTGGCTAAGAAAAGGGCAGTAGGTTTTGGTGAAAAACCCGAGGAAAGTGACAACAGCTCCGATGAGAATCCAGAGGAGGAAGACGATTCCGGAGAAGAGGACAGTGAGGCGTCAGATGAGGAAATTAATGAG GAGGTCGTTGTAGACTTTGAAGCTCACACCATCTCAGACAATGACTTCAACGGCATAAAGAAGCTGCTGCAGCAG CTTTTCTTAAAAGCTCATGTGGATACATCAGAGATGACAGACATCATCATCCAACAAAATCATGTTGGAAGTGTCATCAAG CAAGCTGAGGCGCCCGAAGACAGCGACGATGACGACGACCCAGATGAAGTGTTTGGCTTCATCACCATGCTAAACCTCACAGAGAGAAAG GGTGTACAATGTGTGGAGGAGGTGAAGGAGCTGATTGTGGATCAGTGTGAGAAGAATGCTTCTCATATTGTGACAGAACAGCTGGAGAAGATCTTTAATGATAACAGCAAGCCTGTGGGGCTGCTGCTAAGTGAGCGCTTCATCAATGTGCCTCCACAGATTGCCCTTCCACTGCACAAACAGCTCCA GGAAGAAATCGCTGAAGCTCAGAGGACAAATAAGCCCAGTGGGAGGTGCCACTACTGCCTGATTATCAGCAAGACCTGTAGAGAAGAGACCAAGAGCATCCCAGCCACAGGAGGAGCTCCcaaagaggaatacatgtttgtTAATGCAGAGGAGGAATTCTTTTATGAG CAAGCCATCTTGAAGTTCCACTACACAGTCCAAGAAGAGGCAGACTCCTGTTTAAGTGGGAGGTGGTCATTTACGGACGTGCCCATGAAGCCTTTCAGGACTGTGATGCTGATACCCACAGACAGAATGCCTGCCATCATGGAGAAACTCAAAGAATATCTATCAGTGTGA
- the uros gene encoding uroporphyrinogen-III synthase, producing MRVLLLKEPKDGESGSDPYIKELESRGHKGTLLPVLSFKFVSLNTLSDKLFQPEKYGGLIFTSPRAVEAVRMCLEADERREEWDKAAKDKWNTKSIYVVGKATASLVQNLGLNPLGEDTGTAEVLSRLIIEREATNIPPLFFPCGSIKREVLPTALRENGVPLETLTVYQTAEHPDLEKNLKNYFTEQGIPASIAFFSPSGVKFCLEVVRRLSAEQLTQIKFAAIGPTTQHAIAAEGLCVSCTAEKPTAEHLAIAIAKTLQ from the exons ATGCGTGTATTGCTGCTTAAAGAACCAAAAGATGGAGAGTCTGGATCTGATCCCTATATTAAG GAGCTGGAATCACGCGGACATAAAGGAACCCTACTTCCGGTGCTGTCTTTTAAGTTtgtgtcattaaacactttgtcAGATAAG CTTTTCCAACCAGAGAAATATGGTGGGCTCATATTTACCAGTCCAAGAGCAGTGGAGGCTGTAAGGATGTGTTTGGAAGCGGATGAAAGAAGGGAAG AATGGGACAAAGCAGCGAAAGACAAGTGGAACACCAAGTCCATCTATGTGGTTGGGAAGGCCACCGCTTCATTAG TACAGAATCTAGGTCTGAACCCTTTGGGAGAGGACACAGGGACAGCGGAGGTCCTATCACGACTTATTATTGAAC GAGAGGCCACCAATATCCcaccactttttttcccctgtggcTCAATCAAAAGGGAAGTCTTGCCCACGGCTTTAAGGGAAAATG GAGTGCCCCTAGAGACACTAACTGTCTATCAAACAGCAGAGCATCCCGATCTGGAGAAAAATCTAAAGAACTATTTCACAGAGCAG GGCATCCCAGCAAGCATAGCTTTCTTCAGTCCATCAGGAGTGAAGTTTTGCCTTGAAGTGGTGCGGAGGCTCTCGGCTGAACAGCTGACTCAAATAAAG TTTGCAGCCATAGGGCCTACTACACAACATGCAATAGCAGCAGAAGGCCTTTGTGTCAGCTGCACTGCAGAAAAGCCAACAGCTGAACACCTGGCGATAGCGATAGCTAAAACTCTGCAGTGA